In the Hordeum vulgare subsp. vulgare chromosome 7H, MorexV3_pseudomolecules_assembly, whole genome shotgun sequence genome, one interval contains:
- the LOC123409450 gene encoding pentatricopeptide repeat-containing protein At1g77405-like, protein NPRSALLQRRRFDSALRPSPTFRGFSPASIASSLAAIPRLILPRSAGRLCPQRPFPSPSFSYHRRVAAALTLAFLNWSHSDASPRTVPLTEAPLRVAALSLARARALPALFSLLREHAPLVSTAALTDVIRPLGEEGLPRQALAAFHRARQLRCSPDAQCYNTLLAVLCRNGRFKDARFLLDQMERPGARCKPDSYTYTVLISWYCRIGAGTGCRKAARRRIYEAGRLFRRMGEKGLEPDVVTYNCYINGLCKTYHVERAHEVFDEMVKKGCMPNRVTYNSIVRYYSAVNKVDKAIGWMRDMVVSGHGVATSSTYTKSSYVYRTSVIISCYPSLNYLTYIQTSI, encoded by the exons AACCCGCGGTCCGCCCTCCTCCAGCGCCGCCGCTTCGACTCCGCGCTCCGCCCGTCCCCCACCTTCCGCGGCTTCTCCCCGGCCTCCATCGCCTCCTCGCTCGCCGCCATCCCGCGCCTCATCCTCCCGCGCTCCGCGGGCCGCCTCTGCCCACAGCGGCCCTTCCCCTCCCCGTCCTTCTCCTACCACCGTCGAGTCGCCGCCGCGCTCACCCTCGCCTTCCTCAACTGGTCCCACTCCGACGCCAGCCCGCGCACAGTCCCGCTCACAGAGGCCCCGCTCCGCGTCGCCGCGCTCTCCCTCGCCCGCGCCCGCGCGCTCCCCGCGCTCTTCAGcctcctccgcgagcacgccccGCTCGTCTCCACCGCCGCGCTCACCGACGTCATCCGCCCGCTCGGCGAGGAGGGCCTCCCGCGCCAGGCCCTCGCCGCCTTCCACCGCGCGCGCCAGCTCCGGTGCTCCCCAGACGCGCAGTGCTACAACACGTTGCTCGCCGTGCTGTGCCGGAACGGCCGGTTCAAGGATGCCAG GTTCCTGCTCGACCAGATGGAGCGCCCCGGCGCGCGCTGCAAGCCTGACTCCTACACCTACACAGTGCTCATTTCCTGGTACTGCCGGATCGGGGCGGGGACCGGGTGCCGGAAGGCCGCCAGGAGAAGGATCTACGAGGCCGGCAGGCTGTTCCGGAGGATGGGGGAGAAGGGGCTGGAGCCTGACGTTGTGACCTACAACTGCTATATCAATGGTCTGTGCAAGACGTACCACGTGGAGCGTGCGCACGAGGTGTTTGACGAAATGGTGAAGAAGGGGTGCATGCCAAACAGGGTGACATACAACTCGATTGTGAGGTATTATAGTGCGGTGAATAAGGTTGACAAGGCTATTGGGTGGATGAGGGACATGGTGGTGAGTGGGCATGGGGTGGCGACATCAAGCACATACACCAAATCTTCATACGTTTATAGAACTTCAGTTATTATCTCATGCTATCCATCCTTGAATTATTTAACCTACATCCAAACATCAATTTGA
- the LOC123413464 gene encoding MA3 DOMAIN-CONTAINING TRANSLATION REGULATORY FACTOR 1-like — translation MERPGARCKPDSYTYTVLISWYCRIGAGTGCRKAARRRIYEAGRLFRRMGEKGLEPDVVAYNCYINVPMHVVVTLVMLLSEDGGKIEQENHGDANPLPSQELGKIVNGTKKVPATLDDYRKLVVPVIEEYYSTGDVELAVSELRSLGSDQFHNYFVKKLISMAMDRHDKEKEMSSILMSALYADLLDSSKMSEGFMMLLESTEDLSVDIPDAVDVLAVFVARAIVDEILPPVFLTRARALLPESSKGIEVLQVAEKSYLSAPHHAELVERMWGGSTHFTVEEVKKRIQDILREYIESGDTDEAFRCIRELGLPFFHHEVVKRALILGMENLSSQPLILKLLKESTTGCLISSNQVSKGFSRAAESVDDLSLDVPSAKTLFDKLLSAAISEGWLDASFCKSAAPDEDMWNASSEKVKRFKEESDHIIQEYFLSDDVPELIRSLQELSAPEYNAMFLKKLITLAMDRKNREKEMASVLLSSLSLELFSTGDIMKGFIMLLQSAEDTALDIVGA, via the exons ATGGAGCGCCCCGGCGCGCGCTGCAAGCCTGACTCCTACACCTACACAGTGCTCATTTCCTGGTACTGCCGGATCGGGGCGGGGACCGGGTGCCGGAAGGCCGCCAGGAGAAGGATCTACGAGGCCGGCAGGCTGTTCCGGAGGATGGGGGAGAAGGGGCTGGAGCCTGACGTTGTGGCCTACAACTGCTATATCAATG TTCCTATGCATGTTGTTGTAACCCTGGTTATGCTGCTTTCAGAAGATGGTGGGAAAATTGAACAAGAAAACCATGGAGATGCAAATCCATTACCATCCCAAGAGTTGGGCAAAATAGTTAATGGGACTAAAAAG GTTCCTGCTACATTAGATGACTATAGAAAGCTTGTAGTTCCAGTAATTGAGGAGTATTATAGTACAGGAGATGTGGAACTGGCAGTTTCTGAGCTAAGGAGTCTTGGATCCGATCAGTTTCACAATTACTTTGTGAAAAAGCTCATATCCATGGCAATGGACCGCCAtgataaagaaaaagaaatgtcATCAATTCTGATGTCTGCCTTGTATGCTGATCTATTGGACTCCTCCAAGATGAGTGAAGGTTTTATGATGCTTCTAGAGTCAACAGAAGATCTATCTGTGGATATACCAGACGCTGTTGATGTCTTGGCTGTTTTTGTGGCACGTGCCATTGTTGATGAAATATTGCCTCCCGTTTTTCTCACTCGGGCCAGAGCATTGCTTCCAGAATcttcaaaaggtattgaagttctGCAGGTTGCTGAGAAGAGTTACTTGTCAGCTCCTCACCATGCGGAGTTAGTTGAACGCATGTGGGGCGGGAGCACACACTTTACTGTAGAAGAGGTGAAAAAGAGGATCCAGGATATTCTGAGAGAGTACATTGAGAGTGGTGATACAGATGAAGCCTTTAGGTGCATAAGGGAGCTGGGCCTTCCATTCTTCCATCACGAGGTTGTGAAACGTGCTCTCATCCTTGGTATGGAGAATCTATCGTCGCAACCATTAATCCTGAAGTTGTTGAAGGAATCAACGACGGGTTGTTTGATCAGTTCTAATCAAGTGTCGAAGGGTTTTTCTAGGGCTGCTGAGAGTGTTGATGACCTGAGCCTTGATGTTCCTTCAGCCAAAACGCTTTTTGACAAGCTGCTTTCAGCAGCCATATCTGAAGGGTGGCTTGATGCTTCATTCTGTAAATCTGCTGCACCTGATGAAGATATGTGGAATGCAAGCAGTGAAAAGGTCAAGCGTTTCAAAGAAGAATCTGATCACATAATTCAGGAGTATTTCCTCTCCGATGACGTCCCAGAACTTATTAGAAGCCTTCAAGAGCTTTCTGCCCCTGAATACAACGCCATGTTCCTCAAGAAGCTCATCACTCTTGCTATGGACAGGAAGAACAGGGAGAAGGAGATGGCTTCTGTACTTCTTTCTTCGCTCAGCTTGGAACTATTTTCCACAGGTGATATCATGAAGGGATTCATAATGCTTCTGCAGTCAGCAGAAGACACTGCCCTTGACATTGTGGGTGCT